CTTGGATTTGGATGCGTCTATTTGAACATTAATCTTGAATGACTTGGACATTATGCTTTCGGACTCACCGCATATAAATATAGAACTGTTCAAAATACTATTAATGTATAAGTTCATGAGTTTCGATGTCCTCATGAGGTAACCTGTTGGTTCGGGGCTAAGGGTTGTTCTTGGTCCTTCTGAGGGACTGGACTTACCATCAAGGAATCCGGAGGTGAATCGTACACAGACGCACAATTTACAACCTGAGTATCACCGACCAAAAATACCGACGAACCGCTTATTTCTATGATTTTCACCGCACCCACATACAGTTCCTTATTCACGACGTTCAGTTTCATTTACATCCCACTTTCCGGAGAAGCTCCGCTCTATGTGTTGCTTTACAGCTATTTCAATATCTCTCTTCATATGTTCAATAACTGTAGTCCGGATATAATCCTTATTCCTTATCTCCTCTTCATCCGTTTGAATCTTTTCCAAGTAAATGAGAATTCGATCATTAATCTGCCGACGGACATCGTCAATTATCATATGTGTGTATGGTGAATCTATTTGTATTTTACGCTCTCTAGCCATAACACGAATCAGTTCGGGAATTTCATCCTGAAGATAACTAAGAACTGGCTGTTCTATACTTCGTATCATTTCTGACTGATCGGGATTTTTTTGGATCTGTTCCATGGACTGCCCATTGACCGTAATATCTTCTAGATTTTTACCATCATTTGAGTTCATACCTATATTTAAAGTACCTTCCAGCTTTTCGATTTTTAGTAGATCAAAATGGTAGTCGACCCGTTCAATGTGAGTTTGGCTTTTGCTCATTAAACCGTCAACATCTTTGCGCAGCTGCTGTAATAATTGCTCCATTTGTCCAAGTTTCTCCGATTGAGCCTTCAATTCATGAAATAGCTGTTGAATATAAAAAGGATGCATGCAACCCCCTCCTACTTCATTCTATGTGGGGGTGATTAGTCAGATTCATCATTCGATGGATCACTACATCAGGACCGGTTCAGGTAACAGAACCACAGGTTCCTTCTTTTCCTGTTCTAGGTCATTAGAGGCGGCTATGCTCTCTAAACCCGATGTATTATTAACATGTGATAATGCCTTAATGCTGCCTGAGGTGCCAATCTGCAGCACGGATGAGTTCGTCACTGTCCCGATACGCAGTTGTTGGACCGTTATGCACTGGTAAACAGACAAATTCATGCTTTCCACACCCTTAAACGGTAGATACCTGATCAACAGCATCCGGATCTAATGTATTTGTACTGCTTGCTTGGTTGTTATTAACGTTTACTCCGAAGGCATCTCCAGGTGAAAAGGAGTTCGCACCCGCATGATTTTTGGAGTTACTGCTGAGTATAACCGAAGCTGTGTTTCCCACTAAGACTGTGGAACTGGGGCCAACTGAGAGAATTTTCATATTTCCTATTATAGAAACCACCAATCCACTCCTCCTTCAAAATTATAAACCATTCTATGTAGATAAGTGCCTAGGTGTCACTGAATAAGTCAATCACCCATACAATAGATAAAAACAAGGAGGAAAGCCATGAGCTCAAATCTGACCAACTTAGATTGGCTGAAGGAGGACCCTTTCTTCAAAAAGCACTTTCCATTCAAAACACTTGAAGAACATCTGAGGGTGGATTCGGACGCGGTGGATCAATATGTTGAAAATGCGATTCGTCACGCAACCTCTAACTCTCCGCAGTTTATGAACAATAACGGAACCAAGCTTCAATATGAACATATGGATACACATAACCATTTAATTACAAAAGTACGCATTCCTAAGCGCGTTCATCCGGAGAACATTTGGATACAGCTCAACCGCACTCAACTCAAAATCAATGGGCTGAACGACGACCAGAGTCAAGTTATCACACTGCCAACTCCGATTAATCCGGATCAAAGCAAAGCGACCTTTAAGCAAGGTTCCCTTCAAGTAAAAATGCCAAAAATATCCACGGGTCGTTTCAAAGATGTCCACATCCGCTTTTTATAACACAAAACTTGAAAAACCACCTCATTTGAATGCAATTTATCCCCCATCCTCGTCCATAAAAATGCTTTAGATCAAAATATGCGTATAATTTATGTTATACGCATATTTTTTTAAAGAGTAGGCAAGGTCAAACGTGCATGTTTAAATGCGGTGTGACCCTCTTTCTTGATGCTCTTTTAGAAAGCATAGGCAAACAAAAGCAACTAAAGCAAGTACTCCGCTCACTGCAGTGGAAGTAGAGAATGCTCTTATATAATCCGTTGAACCTGCTTCTAAAAGCGTATGTCTAAGTGAAAAAGAAAACAAAATGCTGATCAAGGCTACTCCCAGCGAATTAGCCAAATACATAAATGTCGTAAATAATCCAGAGCCCGTCCCTGCCGATTTAACCGGTACAACACTAAGCACAATATTGGCGAGCGGCGTCGTAGCCATGCCAAGACCCAGGCCATAAACCAATAAGATCAAGATATTCTGAATATGAAACAAATGTACAGCATCTACATGCAATGACCCAATAAGTAGAAAATTGCACAAGCCCATGATTAAAGCGCCTGTTTTCAGCACCACACTCCCCCATCTCTTGACCATACGGGACGACAATAATGACGTGAGGAAAAAACCGGAGCCCAGTGGCATAAAGACCAGACTGGCCGACTCGATGTTGTAATGGAGGCCTGATTGCAAATAGTAGTTTAATACGAAGAAAAATGTGAACATGCTGAGGTAAATGGTGATCTCAGTTATTATGCCAACATTGAACGAACCTGATCTGAATATAGACAGATCGATCAATGGAGCGCGATGTGTCTTTCTCTTCTTTATTTGTACTGCAATAAAAGCAAACAAAATCATAATTGATAACAGTACACATCCCCAGGTCCAAGATGGCCACCCCTGCATTTGACCTACTGTGAGTGGATAAATGAGTAGAAATAAGCCCAGCATCAATAGTAAAGTACCTGCCCAGTCAATGCTTTGCATAGCATCTCCACGGGACTCAGGAACAATCGGCAGCCCTAACAGTACAAGAAGACCAAAGGGTACATTAAATAGAAAAACAATACGCCAGCCGAGCCCAAGCGGG
Above is a window of Paenibacillus uliginis N3/975 DNA encoding:
- a CDS encoding Hsp20/alpha crystallin family protein gives rise to the protein MSSNLTNLDWLKEDPFFKKHFPFKTLEEHLRVDSDAVDQYVENAIRHATSNSPQFMNNNGTKLQYEHMDTHNHLITKVRIPKRVHPENIWIQLNRTQLKINGLNDDQSQVITLPTPINPDQSKATFKQGSLQVKMPKISTGRFKDVHIRFL
- a CDS encoding spore germination protein GerPB, with the protein product MNLSVYQCITVQQLRIGTVTNSSVLQIGTSGSIKALSHVNNTSGLESIAASNDLEQEKKEPVVLLPEPVLM
- a CDS encoding MFS transporter, which encodes MNDISTAFMTKQKTNQQADPCRWFSLILILLPTLLISLNNYMMQVALPIMQNSLHASFSEAQLIFSGYSLGLAVALILGGKLGDIYGRKRILFYGVLGFTLMGLLGGVVSHPTLLIVIRTIQGLSAAMIQPQVLSIIQSSFLPREKGLVFAIYGAVIGIGFTMGLILGGFLVDWNPLGLGWRIVFLFNVPFGLLVLLGLPIVPESRGDAMQSIDWAGTLLLMLGLFLLIYPLTVGQMQGWPSWTWGCVLLSIMILFAFIAVQIKKRKTHRAPLIDLSIFRSGSFNVGIITEITIYLSMFTFFFVLNYYLQSGLHYNIESASLVFMPLGSGFFLTSLLSSRMVKRWGSVVLKTGALIMGLCNFLLIGSLHVDAVHLFHIQNILILLVYGLGLGMATTPLANIVLSVVPVKSAGTGSGLFTTFMYLANSLGVALISILFSFSLRHTLLEAGSTDYIRAFSTSTAVSGVLALVAFVCLCFLKEHQERGSHRI
- a CDS encoding spore germination protein, whose product is MVSIIGNMKILSVGPSSTVLVGNTASVILSSNSKNHAGANSFSPGDAFGVNVNNNQASSTNTLDPDAVDQVSTV
- the gerPC gene encoding spore germination protein GerPC, producing MHPFYIQQLFHELKAQSEKLGQMEQLLQQLRKDVDGLMSKSQTHIERVDYHFDLLKIEKLEGTLNIGMNSNDGKNLEDITVNGQSMEQIQKNPDQSEMIRSIEQPVLSYLQDEIPELIRVMARERKIQIDSPYTHMIIDDVRRQINDRILIYLEKIQTDEEEIRNKDYIRTTVIEHMKRDIEIAVKQHIERSFSGKWDVNETERRE